A window from Aeromonas rivipollensis encodes these proteins:
- a CDS encoding putative 4-hydroxy-4-methyl-2-oxoglutarate aldolase, whose translation MLDLLPDLCDQHGDALQVAEPLFHDYGGKPLFYGQAVTLSCFEDNSLVRELVNRPGHGKVMVIDGGGSLRRALLGDQLAIKAVEQGWEGILIHGAVRDLGTLATLALGVKALAACPVKTEKRGQGELDVVLSFAGVSIAPGDYVYADLNGVLVSGTRLL comes from the coding sequence ATGCTGGATCTACTGCCCGACCTTTGCGATCAACATGGCGATGCCCTGCAGGTGGCAGAACCGCTGTTTCACGATTATGGCGGCAAGCCGCTGTTTTACGGCCAGGCGGTCACCCTCTCCTGCTTCGAGGACAACAGCCTGGTGCGCGAACTGGTTAACCGTCCAGGTCATGGCAAGGTGATGGTGATCGATGGGGGCGGCTCCCTGCGCCGGGCGCTGCTGGGGGACCAGCTGGCCATCAAGGCGGTGGAGCAGGGGTGGGAAGGGATCCTTATTCACGGCGCCGTGCGGGATCTGGGCACCCTGGCGACGCTGGCGCTGGGGGTCAAGGCGCTGGCGGCCTGTCCGGTCAAGACCGAGAAACGCGGACAGGGGGAGCTGGATGTGGTGCTGTCGTTTGCCGGGGTCAGCATAGCGCCAGGGGATTATGTCTATGCCGATCTCAATGGCGTGCTGGTCAGTGGCACCAGGCTCCTCTGA
- the aceK gene encoding bifunctional isocitrate dehydrogenase kinase/phosphatase — protein MQQPLEQAVAETILQRFESFYSRFLEITQGSKSRFENSDWLGVQLAGRERIRLYDHHVGATTALIKQMMGEQLPTQALLKQVKGAFSDLLPRCDNFEVAESFFNSVYRRIFRHRNIRDENLYIHPFRSRGEHPDLSALLRVYRTDLAHLPQTLSQLLGDYSFTLPFEDKQRDIIDIHRHLAESGPAILHEEPFAIELLKEVFYRNKGAYLVGLIRVKGEVHPFILPLLSTGQSIYVDTVIFEPELASIVFGFARAYFMVYAPVPALFVLFLRQIMPRKPDYEIYNAIGCQKHGKTELYRHYQQHLAQSREQFVIAPGIKGMVMSVFTLPSYDVVFKVIKDEFTPPKDVSHEQVKAKYRLVKQHDRVGRMADTQEFTNFEFPLDRISPELLAELKSVAPSALTITADKLVIKHLYTERKMIPLNLYLDKADEQQTRLALEEYGNAIRQLAAANIFPGDMLFKNFGVTRHGRVVFYDYDEICYMTECNFRQIPPPRYPEDEWSAEPWYSVAPNDIFPEEFATFLLQKPQVREIMMQVHKELFDANYWKMLQGNIKEGVFEDVYPYRRKKRFRFQRGG, from the coding sequence ATGCAGCAGCCATTGGAACAGGCGGTCGCCGAGACGATCTTGCAGCGTTTCGAATCGTTTTACAGCCGCTTTCTCGAGATAACCCAGGGCAGCAAGAGCCGCTTCGAGAACAGCGACTGGTTGGGGGTGCAGCTCGCCGGGCGCGAGCGCATTCGCCTCTATGATCATCACGTCGGCGCCACCACGGCCCTCATCAAGCAGATGATGGGGGAACAGTTGCCGACCCAGGCCCTGCTCAAGCAGGTGAAGGGGGCCTTCAGCGATCTGCTGCCCCGCTGCGACAACTTCGAGGTGGCGGAGTCCTTCTTCAACTCCGTCTATCGCCGGATCTTCCGCCATCGTAACATCCGCGACGAGAACCTCTACATCCACCCCTTTCGCAGCCGGGGGGAACACCCGGATCTGAGCGCCTTGCTGCGAGTCTATCGCACCGACCTTGCCCACCTGCCCCAGACCCTGAGCCAGCTGCTCGGAGATTACAGCTTCACCCTGCCCTTTGAAGACAAGCAGCGGGACATCATCGACATTCATCGCCATCTGGCGGAGAGCGGCCCGGCCATCTTGCACGAGGAGCCGTTCGCCATCGAGCTGCTCAAGGAGGTGTTCTACCGCAACAAGGGGGCCTACCTGGTGGGGCTCATTCGGGTGAAAGGCGAGGTGCATCCCTTCATCCTGCCCCTGCTCAGCACGGGCCAGAGCATCTATGTGGACACCGTCATCTTCGAGCCAGAGCTGGCCTCCATCGTGTTCGGCTTCGCCCGCGCCTACTTCATGGTCTATGCCCCTGTGCCGGCCCTGTTCGTGCTCTTCCTGCGCCAGATCATGCCCCGCAAGCCGGACTACGAGATCTACAACGCCATCGGCTGCCAGAAGCACGGCAAGACAGAGCTCTATCGCCACTACCAGCAGCACCTGGCCCAGAGCCGGGAGCAGTTCGTCATCGCCCCCGGCATCAAGGGGATGGTGATGAGCGTGTTCACCCTCCCCTCCTACGATGTGGTGTTCAAGGTGATCAAGGACGAGTTCACCCCGCCCAAGGATGTGAGCCACGAGCAGGTGAAGGCGAAGTACCGGCTGGTGAAACAGCACGACAGGGTGGGCCGCATGGCCGACACCCAGGAGTTCACCAACTTCGAGTTTCCCCTGGACCGCATCTCCCCCGAGCTCCTGGCCGAGCTCAAGTCGGTGGCCCCCTCTGCCCTCACCATCACCGCCGACAAGCTGGTGATCAAGCACCTCTACACAGAGCGCAAGATGATCCCGCTGAACCTCTATCTGGACAAGGCGGACGAGCAGCAGACCCGGCTCGCCCTGGAGGAGTATGGCAACGCCATCCGCCAGCTGGCGGCGGCCAACATATTCCCGGGTGACATGCTGTTCAAGAACTTCGGCGTGACCCGCCACGGCCGGGTGGTCTTCTATGACTACGACGAGATCTGCTACATGACGGAGTGCAACTTCCGCCAGATCCCGCCGCCGCGCTACCCGGAGGATGAGTGGAGCGCCGAGCCCTGGTATTCGGTGGCCCCGAACGACATCTTCCCCGAGGAGTTCGCCACCTTCCTGCTGCAAAAGCCCCAGGTGCGGGAGATCATGATGCAGGTGCACAAGGAACTGTTCGATGCCAACTACTGGAAGATGCTGCAGGGCAACATCAAGGAGGGGGTGTTCGAGGATGTCTATCCCTACAGGCGCAAGAAGCGTTTTCGCTTTCAACGGGGGGGATGA
- a CDS encoding META domain-containing protein — MNKKLTLLAALALGGCAMATGSTLAELQASTWQLQGASGDTFTLQVAGDKVAGKGGCNRYFGGITQQGDGVLTLGAMGSTRMMCAGDLAGKEMNYLQTLEKVASFQISGKQLVLKDADKATLLTFDAVK; from the coding sequence ATGAACAAGAAACTGACCCTGCTGGCCGCGCTGGCCCTGGGAGGCTGCGCCATGGCAACGGGTTCCACCCTGGCAGAGCTGCAAGCATCCACCTGGCAGTTGCAAGGGGCGAGCGGTGATACCTTCACCCTGCAGGTCGCCGGTGACAAGGTGGCGGGCAAGGGCGGCTGCAACCGCTACTTTGGTGGCATCACCCAGCAGGGCGACGGCGTATTGACGCTGGGCGCCATGGGCTCGACGCGCATGATGTGCGCAGGGGATCTGGCTGGCAAGGAGATGAACTACCTGCAGACGCTGGAGAAGGTGGCGAGCTTCCAGATAAGCGGCAAACAGCTGGTGCTGAAGGATGCCGACAAGGCCACGCTGCTGACCTTCGATGCGGTGAAATAA
- the arcA gene encoding two-component system response regulator ArcA — translation MQTPHILIVEDELVTRNTLKSIFEAEGYIVLEANNGDEMHQALTSHTINLVIMDINLPGKNGLLLARELREDDNIALMFLTGRDNEVDKILGLEIGADDYITKPFNPRELTIRARNLLSRTMNVAAGGEEKKLVERYLFNGWALDINSRALVSPAGDMFKLPRSEFRAMLHFCENPGQIQTRAELLKKMTGRELKPHDRTVDVTIRRIRKHFESVGDTPEIIATIHGEGYRFCGELEQE, via the coding sequence ATGCAAACACCACATATTCTGATCGTCGAAGACGAGCTGGTCACCCGCAACACCCTCAAGAGCATCTTCGAGGCCGAAGGCTACATAGTGCTGGAAGCCAACAATGGCGACGAGATGCATCAGGCCCTGACCAGCCACACCATCAACCTGGTGATCATGGACATCAACCTGCCAGGCAAGAATGGCCTGCTGCTGGCACGCGAGCTGCGTGAAGATGACAACATCGCCCTGATGTTCCTGACCGGCCGTGACAACGAAGTGGACAAGATCCTGGGGCTGGAGATCGGCGCCGATGACTACATCACCAAGCCGTTCAACCCCCGCGAGCTGACCATTCGTGCCCGCAACCTGCTGAGCCGCACCATGAACGTGGCCGCCGGTGGCGAAGAGAAGAAGCTGGTGGAGCGTTACCTGTTCAATGGCTGGGCGCTGGACATCAACAGCCGTGCCCTGGTCAGCCCGGCGGGCGACATGTTCAAGCTGCCCCGCTCCGAGTTCCGCGCCATGCTGCACTTCTGCGAGAACCCGGGCCAGATCCAGACCCGTGCCGAGCTGCTCAAGAAGATGACAGGCCGTGAGCTCAAGCCCCACGACCGTACCGTGGATGTCACCATCCGCCGCATTCGCAAGCACTTCGAGAGCGTGGGCGACACCCCGGAGATCATCGCCACCATTCATGGCGAAGGTTACCGCTTCTGTGGCGAGCTGGAGCAGGAATAA
- the cydD gene encoding heme ABC transporter permease/ATP-binding protein CydD, translating to MDKNKQKHLYGWLRKQSGHGRRWIGLSIGLGMGQGILMVMQAWLLATLLHGFIIEGTTPEQSIPLFIALLLVTLTKAALAYGREVASFKAGSAVRQAIRELVLTRLARLGPAYIQRRPAGSWASLLLEQIEDMQEFFSRYLPQMAIAVFIPLVILVAVFPVNWAAGIILLGTAPLIPLFMILVGVGAADANRRNFQSLARLSGHFLDRLKGLRTLQLFMRTQAEGEAIRDASEDFRERTMEVLRLAFLSTAVLEFFAAIAVALVAVYFGFSYIDHLNFGNYGVKVTLFTGLFVLFLAPEFYAPLRELGAHYHAKAQAIGAAEQLLEFLEAEVSEPASGSAPFQADGPIRVEARTLEVLSAEGKVLVGPIDFTLEAGTRTALVGISGAGKSSLVNALLGFAPYRGSLRVNGQELAELDMSQWRLQLGWLSQNPQLFHASLRDNLLLARPTASDAELEAALVRAQAWEFAREKGFDYPVGDQAGGLSVGQAQRLALARTLLKSTQLMVLDEPTASLDRHSERAIMSTLEQAAVGQTLLMITHRLDQLSQMDNILVLERGQLVEQGHFAQLCQAQGPFARLLSQRSGDSLDD from the coding sequence ATGGACAAGAACAAGCAGAAACATCTCTATGGCTGGTTGCGCAAACAATCGGGCCATGGCCGGCGCTGGATCGGCCTTTCCATTGGTCTCGGCATGGGTCAGGGCATACTGATGGTGATGCAGGCCTGGCTGCTGGCCACCCTGCTCCACGGCTTCATCATAGAGGGCACCACGCCCGAGCAGTCCATTCCCCTCTTTATTGCCCTGCTGCTGGTGACCCTGACCAAGGCCGCGCTGGCCTATGGCCGTGAGGTGGCGAGCTTCAAGGCGGGCAGTGCGGTGCGCCAGGCCATCCGCGAGCTGGTCCTCACCCGCCTCGCCCGTCTCGGCCCTGCCTATATCCAGCGCCGCCCCGCCGGCAGCTGGGCCAGCCTGCTGCTCGAGCAGATCGAAGACATGCAGGAGTTCTTCTCCCGCTATCTGCCCCAGATGGCCATAGCCGTCTTCATCCCCCTGGTGATCCTGGTGGCCGTGTTCCCGGTCAACTGGGCCGCCGGCATTATCTTGCTCGGCACAGCGCCCCTCATCCCGCTTTTCATGATCCTGGTGGGCGTCGGCGCCGCCGATGCCAACCGCCGCAACTTCCAGTCCCTGGCGCGGCTCTCCGGCCACTTCCTCGATCGCCTCAAGGGCTTGCGTACCCTGCAGCTCTTCATGCGCACCCAGGCGGAGGGTGAAGCCATTCGCGACGCCTCGGAAGATTTTCGGGAGCGCACCATGGAGGTGCTGCGGCTCGCCTTCCTGAGCACGGCAGTGCTGGAGTTCTTCGCCGCCATCGCGGTGGCCCTGGTGGCGGTCTACTTCGGCTTCTCCTACATAGATCACCTCAACTTCGGCAACTATGGCGTCAAGGTAACGCTCTTTACCGGCCTGTTCGTGCTGTTTCTCGCTCCCGAGTTTTACGCTCCGCTGCGGGAACTCGGTGCCCACTACCATGCCAAGGCGCAGGCCATAGGCGCCGCCGAACAGCTGCTGGAGTTTCTCGAGGCCGAGGTCAGCGAACCGGCCTCAGGGAGTGCTCCCTTCCAGGCCGATGGTCCCATCAGGGTGGAGGCCCGCACCCTGGAGGTGCTGAGCGCCGAGGGCAAGGTGCTGGTCGGCCCCATCGATTTCACCCTTGAGGCAGGCACGCGCACTGCGCTGGTCGGGATCAGCGGGGCGGGCAAGAGCTCCCTGGTCAACGCCCTGCTCGGCTTTGCCCCCTATCGCGGTTCGCTCCGCGTCAACGGCCAGGAGCTCGCCGAGCTGGACATGAGCCAGTGGCGGCTGCAACTGGGCTGGCTCTCCCAGAACCCCCAGCTGTTCCACGCCTCCCTGAGAGACAACCTGCTGCTGGCCAGGCCAACGGCCAGCGATGCCGAGCTGGAAGCCGCCCTGGTGCGGGCCCAGGCCTGGGAGTTTGCGAGGGAGAAGGGGTTTGACTACCCGGTCGGGGATCAGGCCGGTGGCCTCTCCGTCGGTCAGGCCCAGCGCCTCGCCCTGGCCCGCACCCTGCTCAAGTCCACCCAGTTGATGGTGCTGGATGAACCCACTGCCAGCCTGGATCGCCACTCCGAGCGCGCCATCATGAGCACACTCGAACAGGCAGCGGTGGGCCAGACCCTGCTGATGATCACCCACCGCCTCGATCAGCTCAGCCAGATGGACAACATACTGGTGCTGGAGCGCGGCCAGCTGGTGGAGCAAGGCCACTTTGCACAACTCTGCCAGGCACAGGGGCCCTTCGCCCGTCTGCTGTCCCAACGTTCAGGGGATTCTCTCGATGACTGA
- a CDS encoding DUF3293 domain-containing protein, protein MTLWENYRNVCFIAPFAPPPWPAYAIVTAWNPASRWVGMRRNARRQRALSRQLADALVMGPVWGSDPDERWQEASLLLRLPRAEAMRLAARFGQNALYWVEEGELWLVPVLLKGAPCHLGKLASRWTLRSSA, encoded by the coding sequence ATGACTTTGTGGGAAAACTACAGAAATGTGTGTTTTATTGCCCCCTTCGCCCCGCCCCCCTGGCCTGCCTATGCCATCGTCACGGCCTGGAATCCGGCCAGCCGCTGGGTGGGGATGCGCCGCAACGCCCGGCGTCAACGAGCCTTGTCACGCCAGCTTGCCGATGCCCTGGTGATGGGGCCCGTGTGGGGCAGCGATCCGGATGAGCGCTGGCAGGAGGCGTCCCTGTTGCTGCGTCTCCCTCGGGCCGAAGCCATGCGGCTGGCCGCCCGCTTCGGGCAGAACGCCCTCTACTGGGTGGAGGAGGGGGAACTCTGGCTGGTGCCCGTCCTGCTGAAGGGGGCGCCATGCCACCTTGGCAAACTGGCGTCCCGCTGGACTCTCAGATCCTCTGCATGA